CCTTTTTGGGTACGAAAGTATAACAGTCTCGGGCTTCTGGTTAGTGTACAAGGTTTATGTGGGTGAAGAAAAACACGCGGGTGATTGTTATGACCAGAATCAATAATGAAATTGTATAAATTGGAAGGGAAAATAGAAACTGAtgcaaaaaagaaaagattTATTTTCTTGTGGCAATGATGTAAAtttgtttggtttattttataGGTGTAGATtggtgttggttaaccaatgattTACTAATTGTATaccaataaatttatatttagtatgcTGTTAGTAAACCTGCTAAccttataataaaatttattttgaatgtatCATTAATAAATTGGTagtaaaccgttggtaaacttgaATTGTGAATTGTgtattcaataaatttatttttaatataccgTTATTAAGCCGTGAGTAAACCATTTATAAACTAATAGTTAATATATcactagtaattttttttttgagaggaatccctagtaaatttttaataacCCTGATTTGTTCATTTAACatgtaactttttttaatattactgTTGGTAACCTGTTAGTGTACTGTTGGTTACCAAactgtatttttgagaataaaaaggtatttttgcaaaaaaaagtacaaactgtgtttttcaaaaaaaaaaaattgaccatgtatttttgaaaatattttaccCTTTTATGGGTATGTCAAAAAATTCTTATGAAAAACATTAGTGGCCTAAATGAGCCATTCAAAAACGTTAAGAGCATATATACACCTTTTTGAACTATAAGGAGATAGATGACCTTTACCCCAAACGTTAAGGGTAATATATGACCTTTTtcctttaataaattaaatttattaagccattatattttattatttttatttataattgtgTTAAGATTAGTTTAAGAACtagattgaaattttaatattttttgtcgAATCTTTTGAGACAGTTGACTAACTCTAAAAACGAACCTTTAATTCTCAAAATAAAGGACCATATCGTTCAAAAATAAAGGATCATATTGTTTAATTCTCAAACATAAATAACAAAAGCGCgaattatataatttactaaaaataatttcGAAAGAGAAAAAGATAATCCATGAACATAGCGTTTATTACTCGACTAATTGTTAGTAGTAGTGTAGTAGCAAACACGGGAGGAACCAGGCTATATGCCTGAGCGGGTATCCGCCTCTGcaaatttttcctttttaataaaactacccttcaatttttttatttttttaaaaatataataatttttatatatttcgcCCCTTAAAAAGGAATTTGTACAATTTCGTCctttcatttcaaaaaaaaaatagttccgCCCTAGAAGCAAATGGGATCCGAAATTACACAATTTGAATCGTACAAGCAAAGAAGTAAGGTAAGTGACCTACTGTAGGGCAGGAGGCAAAGGGCTGGCTGTTGGGCATTCTGACGACGCTCCTTCCTTAACTACACGTGTCTTGTACAATAATTCCACTGACTATAATTAAAACCTCACGATTGCAttaaattgacaattaattaatgttttgaATTCATTGTCCCCTTTTTATTGGTGAATTATACAGACAAAAAAGACCTCAATTTCCCTTAAATTTACAAGAAGCCAATTGCTGGTAGACAATGAAACTATTCCATTATTGGACATTAATTCATCATCTAACTTAACAAGACATTTGAATTGGATTTTGGATATATAAAGTTGCCAATCTTAGGTATACATTAGTCATTATTGTATTGGCTTTTATTTGCATGTTTTCTGTGATGCTAAGTTTAAACAAATACTACtactacctccgttcttttttagttgtccatttagccaaaattgcacatattaagatagtgggatttttgtcttaaataatagaagtaaatactaatatagccctactatataataaatgctttgtaaattgaattatagagtcatttattagggagggttaaatttggaagataatagctaatgttattttgaaattctaattggacaactaaatataaacaaattcaTTTGgcaaatggacaactaaaaaagaacggaggaagtagtatttttttcaaaaaaaaaaaaaatttaaacaaatcttGATATGATACTATTGGTAtgattgaagaagaaaaaaagagggGGGGGTGACACGATCAAAGGAAAAacaattggaaaaaaaatagaCAGAAATTGTTGACGATTGACGGGTTGGAATGACAAAAACAATATCTTGTAACTATATACATAAGGTATCgttttaacatattttaaaatattttttaaatttaattcatacTTTATTCATAAAACCAATCTAATGAGATgtttaaagaaattgaaaatcttttttttttcttcatatttttcatttttcaatatCTAATCGGCTGAATCTAtgtgcataatataaactagcTCTAAGTAAAAATACCGATCAGATATACTCACAAACTTTAAACAGttaattgatttttgtttttcttgacTTTTCTAATAAAAcaaagaaatcaaaatttaaaaaaaaaatagttcgaATGAAAATAATACTGAATTCAATATCTGCTCATATTTTTAGTGAACAACTCCgagttaatttttgaaaaaaaaaagatagaaattATTGATTAACAGGTTGGAAGAATAAAAAGAATATCTTATAACTATATAAACAAGGTAGcgttataatatattttgaaatatttatttaaatcggATTCATACTTTATTCATAGAACCAATCTAATGAGATGTTCAAAGAAATTGATaaccttttttttcttcaaatttttcattttttaatatttaatcggCCGAATATATGAGCATGACATAAATTCGGTCTAAGTAAAAATATCAATCAGATATATTCACAAACCGTAAGCAGTTAATTGATTTTCGTTTTCTTGACTCTTCTaataaaacaaagaaattaaaatcttaaaaaaattagttcgaATGAAAATAATACTGAATTTAATATTAGCTCATATTTTTTAGTGAACAACTacaacttaatttttaaattcgagAGCTCAGATCTgtaaaaataggtgaaatttgatttttttaaagaaaaattagaaaataataataatgtgtGAAATATTCAATTGATATTTCTAAGTAAACAGACAAAAAAAACACCTACACAAACAAGATGCATAATGAGAAACAAacataatgatgttaaattgcTTGGGAAATTTATTCCAACAAATAAGATTAAGCGTTGTTAAAGCAAAACAAAAATGATCCCTTTGGGGGAACTTGACAAAGCATTAGGTAAGCAGTTTACATTTGACATTTACATGCAACCTCGTTACTTAAGAAAACATGTACATGTGATGATGTGCATGAGTATTGAGTACGTAGTcgttctaattaaatttaagaatttttttctcCAAGTTTTATTGTGCTCTACCTTACATTTCTTATTGCctatggtcaatttaatataaggTCGTTGAAATTAATTAGGGACAAACTTAAAAATTAGTTAGTAGTGGAAATTAGttaagtattaatttattattatcctTCTTTTAAATCAGACAAAACAACTGCTTGAGTCGGAatcaatttttctattttaagatGTATAGAGTGGGACTTAGCCATTAGGCTAAATCCTCAAATACGACTATCATTGTTTAATTAGCAAGTTAATTAGATAGTATTATATTACCCTCTCCatctcaatagagttgtccactttgcatTTATCACACAGTCTAAGAAAAGCAgttattgtttataaattttataaaattttatttacttttcttatcatacccttatttaatgtaGGATCAACTTGCAATTTACTTGTTAGTGGATTTTAGATAggataatataggaaaattaagtgtaaaaattagttaatttatgaaagtggacaagaattttgAGACAAAAAcaattctcaaagtggacattACAACTCTATTAGAATGGAGGGAGTACAATTTTGACTGACTTACTTAAATTAGATTtagtaatcaaaattaaattataaatctaaatgaaattttgatttggaataattaatattttaaattagtattaataattttaactcaatttattaattaattatttaaattgacttgtgcttttattgttttcaattttcaaattgaaatttttatatattttaatgcaTAATATCACATATCAATTGCATTTGCATAATATGGTTTTTATTTATGGTCTAGTAAATATATACTAACatttctaaataattttaactATTGTTATGCTTGCACCACCAGTTCTAccatttgaattgtttgttttaaatattggtATATCCATTACTATATTAAGTGTTTTGCAATCATCCATTTCATTTGTCACCAGCAATGCTGAAATTAAGTAATGGACGAGAGAATAAAAATAGTTACTCTCTccggtttataatattttttgtatttaattttaacatatgaattataaaaatactaattcatagatatttttattaaattatatctaTCTTGAAACTTGTTAATATTTAtgatgattatttttatttgtattgttatatttttttaataaattaattagagacaaatttgaaaaaaaatagcaACTAGTGCTcttttaaaatgctaaaatgatatatacaaatttatgtctaaaagataaaaatttcataaaaattatttatatattataattccTTCATATTTGCTAATCTTTCATAGTTATATTGTAATAATTTATCATCAATTTTAGACTTTAAAGTATATTcaaacttaataattttttttaatgaataataattttattttttaaataaatacttattttttttgtcaaaaaataaaatattattataaatagtaTAGTTTTGGTTGATGCGCATCTCTATGAGAATACCAATTAAGGATACAGCAGCTACCCCAATAACATTGCATGCATGTAGTGTGAGTACCAATCATAAATCTTGCAGTTAATGGAATTTACAAATTACAAGGTAAATCGCACTGAATTGGGTCCCTTTGTTTTATttgtcaaattaaatttttctatattttcatttttataaattttaaatttttctattacAAAGCAAAATACATGTACCTCACGTCCTGTAAATGCGattgaaatgaaaatgaaaattaaattaaatacatttaattttattaaaaatagatacTTTTATCTAATTTGTCACTGTTAATAACTTAATTTCTATAAAGTAAAAATTACGTATAACTTACAGTACATGAacctaaactttaaaattattatagtaCAAGtatccaaatttaaaattattatagtaCAAGTATCCAAATAAATATATAGGCAACTCAAAAAGAATTGACCCATACCTCATTAAAGTCAAAGGATAAAATAAGGTCATGTACAGTTTCTTTCAGTACATTCTTGTTACAAGAAATATCAGAATATAAAAAGTTGTTAATTCATttggtaatttatttttatttattctagAGAAAgttaattattcatttaaaaaatgtataaatatctgtcctcataaatatttttaccgaaattttttttatacattctttcaaatttatgagatgatatattgataaaattatccctaaataaaattaaatttatatcaaaaaatatattcttataGATATAATTCAATAATAGAatcaaattatccaaatttaaaattttagatttaaatttcCCCTATTCcttagaattattattttttaaaatgtaaattaaattaaaatatactagaaatgataaataaatgtACATGAATTGAatcttataaataaaaaaaggaaacaaacAAAAGATCACTTTCATCCCTAAACTTgcgtcaaaatatcaaaaaagtccaaagttAGAAAAAGGGATCACTTATATCTAGAATTTGTGTAAAACGGATCAAAAACCCCCCTCCacactctcacctaagagagtgtaCTACACTCTCCGATTTTCCATAGTAGTTTTGTTGCCCATGgtggtttttgatagaaaaaagtttgaaatggtcctaattttttttaaacattacaaattaagacataataattaaaaaaatacaatttaatccctattattctaaaatctaaaacaacaaattaaccctCTAACTTttaatactccctctgtcccaatagagttgtccactttgcctttatcacatagtttaagaaaagcaattattaattatagattttgtaaaatttatcttactttttttatcatatCCCTATTTAATAAAGTGTCCACTTACAAtttacttataatttatttattagtggattttaaatagggataatataggaaaattgagtgtaaaggttagttactttttaaaagtggacaagagttttgggacaaaagaatttctcaaagtggacaactctattgggacggaagaagtatataacaaattaatccccaaattttaaaatctaagtTAACTAATTAACcccaaatattaaaatatcaacaaattaactctaattttttaatatacataaaaaaaaattattttttttttaaaaatatagaccCGCGGGTCTGTTCTTCCCGACCCGCGGGTTACAGATCCTCAGGTGAACAGATCCTCAACAGGTCCTCCTCCACGCCGGAAcgagaaaaaaaattgacaaaaaggcTAAAAAGACCCCTCAATTAATTAGGGATTAATTGTGATTTATTAggttttaattgtaattaattaggatttaattgagattaattaggataaaaaatattaattaaaaacccattctccaattaaggtgccacatcagcataaggtgctttttgagccggttttgacaagttcaaggtaaaagtgatccggtttttcaggtttgaatttttttgatattttgacgcAAGTTCAGGGGTGAAAGcgatcctttgttcaaaaagAAAACTAAAGAGTTTTTTCAGTGGTAACATTGTAATAATGAGTAATACACAAACCCAAATGGTAAAACGCCTCTCAGTTCAACGTTCGAACTTGTCTTCTTCATTCTACGttgctttaattttttatatccgTTAAAACCGCTCTCTCTCTCTTACTCTCTCACTTCAACTGAGCTGACTCTTTTTAATTCCTCGCCGGAAACCAGACAATGTCGTCGGTCTCCGGCAACTCCTCCGCCGCATCTCTACCTCATGAGCTTGTCTCAAACACCTCATTTCTAAACCTTAAACTATACGTCATAATCGCACTGGTTTCAATATCTTTACTCTTAATATTCCTCCTCACCTGCCTCTGCATCCGTATAAACCGAGCTAAaaagaaccgaaccaaaccgctGGTTAAACAAAACTCCGGTCTGATCCCGTTCGTCTCCAAACAAATCATGGAAATCAAAGCTCTGGATCGTATGGGAGCTGCTGTTATTGTCGACGTGGAGATCGAAGACGGGGttaagaagatgaagaagagtGGAGAGAGTGAGGATGACGCATCGTGTAGCGCGAGTGGTGGGAGTAGTGATGCTTCGACGGGGGTGGACGTGCAGCAGAATATTGGGTGGGGTCGGTGGTATAGTCTGAAGGAGCTGGAGATTGCGACACGTGGATTTAACGAGGAGAATGTGATCGGTGAAGGTGGATACGGCGTCGTTTATAGAGGTGTTTTGGAGGATGGGTCGGTTGTTGCGGTTAAGAATTTGCTTAATAACAAGTAAGTAGTGTTTTTTACTCACTGTTAGTTTgctttttactgttttttatcgcagttaaaataaatatattgtagTTCAGTTTGGTGTCATGATGATCTGAATAGATATTGTGTCTCAGTGTCGGTGCCAAATGGTTTGATAAAGCAATACAGTAAAAGTACAGATATTGATAGTtacttttgttgtttttaattatttttacttttttttttccatgtttaaaattaatttattatacagTTTTAGGAGCTTTTTTTGTtacttttaactttatttttttaaaaaagcatGCGCAGGTGGTTTAGTGGTCTAAGTCTCGACCATTATAAGCATAATGGTTGCGGATTCAAACTTTAGCTACAATATTCTCTTAAATAAAGTGGTTGGCCATTGTAGTATGAATTTACCAAGTATGAAGACTTGCGGCGGTTCACATTTTGAGATTTGACGGTGATCTTGGGCTTCGGCTCGGGGGAGTGAATTCTcgtaaacaaaaaaaagaagaagcttaaaacaccaaaattttgtaaattaaagAGGATTTGGAAATAGTTTATTTAATCAGGATTAATAATTGAAAACCCTTTGATATTTGTTGAATATGGAGTTGTGAAGTTGATTTCTTTGGGAATGAGTGGTTtccattaaatagaaaaattttGTTCTCAATCAAGTTATTAATATTTCTAAGCAAATACAAACAGTAGGAGTAATTTGCCGTGATTGTTAATGTGAAAGATATAAGCAGTCTGATTAACTAGAGATTTCATTGCTTAACATTAGTAGGTGAAAAAAATTACAGCTGTGAATATTGTAAATGATTAGGGGTCAGGCAGAGAAGGAGTTCAGGGTGGAAGTTGAAGCAATTGGAAAAGTAAGGCACAAGAACTTGGTGCGCCTACTCGGCTATTGTGCAGAGGGTGCTCGTAGGTAATTCCCACATGGCAACTTGGTTTTGTCATCAAATGATTTTGTTTTCTCCTTTTTCATTGATGGAATGGACATTACTTGGTGGTGCCCTGCAGGATGCTTGTTTATGAGTATGTTGATAATGGCAATTTGGAGCAGTGGTTACATGGTGATGTAGGGCCTGTTAGTCCTCTCACCTGGGATATCAGATTGAAGATTGCTATTGGGACAGCTAAAGGGTGCATTTTCTTACTCTTATTTGCTAGTTTTCTCAACAAAAAATGCCAACTATGTTGGTTTCAATATCATGTTTAATAATCAGTCAGCACAAGCCTTATCCCGTCTTCGTTGCAGGCTAGCTTATTTGCATGAAGGCTTAGAACCTAAAGTTGTGCATCGTGATGTGAAATCCAGCAACATACTTCTGGATAAGAAGTGGAATCCAAAGGTTTCAGATTTTGGATTAGCCAAGCTTTTGGGTTCTGACTCGAGCTATGTCACCACACGTGTAATGGGGACATTTGGGTTCGTATTTTCTTAAGTTccttgattaatttttttaaaaagagctATTATAACTTCAATGCAAATATAGTATAGAAAATTAATCTCTTGTTATTTCGTTCTAGATATGTTTCTCCTGATTACGCAAGCACGGGAATGCTTAATGAAGGAAGTGATGTTTATAGTTTCGGAGTGCTTCTCATGGAGATGATTACTGGAAGGAGCCCAATTGATTATTCCAGACCAGCTGAAGAGGTACTTAATTAACCACTTTAAGGTTCGTATTTATTGTAGCTATATAAATTAATGAGACAGTCATATGTAACAGTGGTTCCATTGAATTTGATTTAGATGAACTTGGTTGAATGGTTCAAAGGAATGCTAGCCAGTCGTCGTGCGGAGGAACTTTTAGACCCTCTAATCGAAGTTCAGCCTTCTGCAAGAGCTTTGAAACGAACAATGCTGGTTTGTCTTAGATGTATAGATTTGGATGGTAATAAGAGACCAAAAATGGGGCAGATTATTCATATGCTTGAGGCTGATGATTTTCCATTTCGCGCTGTAAGTCCCTCTTATCTTCTTCTCGACAGCGTTGTTATTGCTGTAATGCTTTTCAAACTCCAAAACTTAGTATTATaacatattcttgtaaaaaatactgtttcaccatttttggtTTCAACATTTCCAACTCCTGGCAACATAGGTTAATAGCTAACTTTGTTATTGATTAATGTTCTGGAACATAGAGCTTAACATATTGCTGCGTCGCTCTGGTTTTGTTCATCATTAATGCACAAACTAAATCCGAGTTATATTTTTTGCTCAATAGGAACTTAGATCAGCTAAAGACAGAGATCATCCCTCGTCTGAAGCACCCGCATCCAACAAAGTACCACGTCCAATCAAACATGCATGGGGAAGCGTTGCTGAAACATCAAACCGTTGATAACTGTTGTCGTGAGATTAATAGATCCTATTCAAATTATTTTGTagcataatttttaaattagtacACTTAGAAACAATCACTTCTATTCAATGTGCATATATTACTTTGTTTTCACACCTTGGATAGTATACATTTTGGTCATACATTACAGTCCTGTAAATATGATTTCACATAGCCAGATATATGTGATTATCAGATTTAGACACTTTGGTAATATAGATTGTATAATAGCATTTTAAGTTCCCCTGAATCAATTCTAATTCAAACTTAACACTTTATTTATCTAACTAACTAGTGCGGAAATGTAAAGCAGCGAAACAATTTCTTATATAAAAATGTACTATAAATATATAGAGTTTTGAGAAGCTCGGAAAAAAAAACACGCCCAAAACGTAAGAGTTAACGAGTTTTCTTGCTAAAGGGTAAACTGTCGGCTCTTGATTATTATCGTAGCAGTTATATGTTGGTTTCAGAACTAATAATGGTTGTTGCAGAGTCCTCCATTCCTTGTTTGCTGCAATTACTGGCTTCTGTATCACCATTAAGCAAGCTCCATAAGCAGTTGATAATTGAAGATGATGGCATCAACTGGTACATCTGTTTAATGGCAGTCAGTGTGCATGTGCAAGCAATTTATATACGAAAAACTcaagaaaatgatcaaatttaATCTGCTATTGCTATTAATATTCTGAATTCTATTATTAATACACTGTACATTTAATGGATTTTACGTACAATTAGATCTTTTAATGTAAGAGCAATGGTCCTTATATTGAGTAACTTACAACCTGCAAAATGTTCAAATGTCATAATCAAGATGTGGCTACATAAAGACTAACAACATAATATGTCTAAATTAACTGGGGAATGAGCCAATTCATCGTGCTCGGGAATTCGATAGTCGGATAGCAGCGCGTAATCCTGCCATTGCCAAGGCAGCAAATTCCAGACTCGCGAGGTACAATTGGCGGAAGGCCGATGAAATCAAACACATCGTACTCATCCAAAAAGTGAATGCAATTCCCTTTCACCTTATCATTGAAATCTTTAGCAGAAAGGGAGACACAAGGGCCTCTTCCTCCCACAAATACTATTTGATCATTTCTTAACTTGCACGTATTATTGCTAACACTGCCATTCGCCATCttaaaaatctcaaattttcttGTTTTCGTGCATTCAAAACTTTGAACATCATCAACAATTAACAATTCACCATGGTATTCTACCAAATACGCCGTCCGAAAAGTAGTTTTAACAATGTCAAACCCATTTTGTTCGATTATTTCCCTGCCTAAAGTTCGGCGACCAATAAAAGAAACTAGTTTAATGGCGATACTACTGCTTTCTGAGAATTTCCAAGTTCGATCATTTAGTAAAACAAcaccatcgccatcgccatCTCCATCACTGCTGTTACATCTATGTAA
This window of the Mercurialis annua linkage group LG5, ddMerAnnu1.2, whole genome shotgun sequence genome carries:
- the LOC126682687 gene encoding probable receptor-like serine/threonine-protein kinase At4g34500 codes for the protein MSSVSGNSSAASLPHELVSNTSFLNLKLYVIIALVSISLLLIFLLTCLCIRINRAKKNRTKPLVKQNSGLIPFVSKQIMEIKALDRMGAAVIVDVEIEDGVKKMKKSGESEDDASCSASGGSSDASTGVDVQQNIGWGRWYSLKELEIATRGFNEENVIGEGGYGVVYRGVLEDGSVVAVKNLLNNKGQAEKEFRVEVEAIGKVRHKNLVRLLGYCAEGARRMLVYEYVDNGNLEQWLHGDVGPVSPLTWDIRLKIAIGTAKGLAYLHEGLEPKVVHRDVKSSNILLDKKWNPKVSDFGLAKLLGSDSSYVTTRVMGTFGYVSPDYASTGMLNEGSDVYSFGVLLMEMITGRSPIDYSRPAEEMNLVEWFKGMLASRRAEELLDPLIEVQPSARALKRTMLVCLRCIDLDGNKRPKMGQIIHMLEADDFPFRAELRSAKDRDHPSSEAPASNKVPRPIKHAWGSVAETSNR